The Paracoccus sp. MA DNA segment TGCTCTATGTGCTGATCCTGGGCTTCTGCATGTATTCGGCCCTGACCAACCGCGACCGCTTCGCCAGCCTGATGACCATCGGCATCGCCGGGACGTTCTTCCTGTATTTCTCGATCAACATGGCCACGGTGATGGGGATGCTGCCCGCCAAGGGCTCGCCCCTGCCGCTGGTCAGCTATGGGGGGACCTCGCTGATGATCCTGCTGATGGCCTTCGGCATCGTGCAATCGGCCCATGTCCACCGGCCGCGGGGCTGACCGGATGCGGGTGCTGTTCGCCGCCCCTGCCCGGCTGTGGGACGCCTGGGCGCCCGCCCTGCGTGCCGCCTGCCCCGAGATGGATCTGCGCCGCGACGGCGATCCGGCCGGTTTCGACGCGCTGATCTATGCGCCCGGCTATCCCGAGGACGGCGCCACGCTGGATTTCACTCCCTTCACCCGCGCCCGCGTCGTGCAAAGCCTCTGGGCGGGGGTCGAGCGCATCGTGACCAACCCGACCCTGACGCAGCCGCTGTGCCGGATGGTCGATCCGGGCCTGGCGCAGGGCATGGTGGAATATTGCACCGGCTGGGCGCTGCGGGCGCATCTGGGCATGGACCGCCATGCGCAGGACGGGGTCTGGCGCAACCACCTGACCCCGCCGCTGGCCGCCGGGCGCGGCGTCACCGTGCTGGGCATGGGCGAACTGGGGCGGGCCGTGGCCTCGGCCTTGGCGGGGCTGGGTTTCCGGGTCACCGGCTGGTCCGCATCCGGCCGCGCCGTGCCGGGGATCGAGGTCCTGCCCGGCGCGGCCCTGCCCGAGGCCCTGCGCCGCGCCGAGATCCTGGTCTGCCTGCTACCCGACACGGCCGAGACCCGCGACCTGCTGAACGCCGAACGGCTGGCGCTGCTGCCGGCGGGCGCGACGATCATCAATGCCGGGCGCGGCACGCTGATCGACGAACCGGCGCTGATCGCGGCGCTGGACCGCGACCCGGCGGCGCGCGCGGTGCTGGACGTGTTCCGGCACGAACCCTTGCCGCCAGAACATCCGTTCTGGCGCCATCCGCGCATCACCGTCACCCCGCATGTGGCGGCCGAGACCCGGCCCTCCAGCGCCGCGCCGGTCGCGGCCGAGAACCTGCGCCGCGCCATGCGCGGCCAGCCGCTGCTGCATCTGGTGGACCGGGCGCGGGGCTATTGACCGGCGGATTTGCCGCTTCGGGCCCGGCATGCTATTCCGGGGACCACGCCCCGCCGCCCTGACGGTTTGCGCAAGTTGCGCGCGAAAGGCTGCCGGCGGATAACGAAAGCGGATGAAACGGCCCCCGGGCCGATGGAGCGATTTTCATGACGATCACCCCTGTTCTGCTGGCCGGAGGATCGGGCACCCGGCTGTGGCCCGTCTCGCGCAAGAGCTTTCCCAAGCAATTCGCGCCCTTGGTGGGCGAGGAAAGCCTGTTCCAGGCCTCGGCCCGCCGGCTTCACGGTCCGCGCTACGGCGCGCCGCTGGTGATGACCAATGCCGATTTCCGCTTCATCGTCGCCGAGCAGCTGGACCAGATCGGCATCGCGCCCGCGGCCATCCTGATCGAGCCCGCTGGCCGCAACACCGCCCCCGCCATCCTGGCCGCCGCGCTGAGCGCCGCCGAAAAGGACCCCGATGCGGTGCTGCTGGTCGCGCCCTCGGACCATGTGGTGCCCGATGCCGAGGCCTTCGGCCGCGCCGTCGATCTGGGCCTGCCCGCCGCGCAGGCGGGCCGCATCGTCACCTTCGGCATCGCCCCCACCCGGCCCGAAACCGGCTATGGCTACATGGAGGCCGAGGACGAGGGCGAAGGCCCGCTGGTGCTGAAACGCTTCGTCGAGAAGCCCGATGCCGAGAAAGCGGCGCAGATGATCGCGCAGGGCAATTTCCTGTGGAATGCCGGGATCTTCCTGTTTGCCGCCCGAACGATGGTCGAGGCGTTCAGGGCCCATGCGCCGGAATACCTGCCCCCCGTCGAGGCGGCGCTGGCCGAGGCCCAGACGGATCTCGGCTTCCTGCGGCTGGCGCCCGAGCCCTGGGAGCAGCTGCCCGACCGCTCGGTGGATTACGCGGTGCTGGAAAAGGCCGACAATCTGTCGGTGGTGCGCTTTTCGGGCTATTGGTCGGATCTTGGCGGCTGGGACGCGGTCTGGCACGAGGCGCAGGCCGCCGCGCCGGCCGAACGCGGCGCCGTCACCGACCGCCGCTCGACCGCCATCGATTGCGACAACGTGCTGCTGCGCTCGCAGGACGAGGGGATGGAGGTGGTGGGCATCGGGCTGAAGGACGTGATGGTCGTTGCCACCAAGGACGCGGTGCTGGTCGCCGGCATGGACCGCGCGCAAGAGGTCAGGAAGGCGGTCTCGGCGCTGAAGGCCAAGGGCGCCCGGCAGGCCGAGACCTTCCTGCGCGACCACCGCCCCTGGGGCTGGTTCGAGACGCTGGCGCTGGCCGACCGCTTCCAGGTCAAGCGCATCGTGGTCAACCCGGGCGGCGCGCTGTCGCTGCAATCGCATTTCCACCGTTCGGAGCACTGGATCGTGGTCAGCGGCACGGCGCGGGTGACGGTGAACGACACCGAGACGCTGGTGACCGAGAACCAGTCGATCTATGTGCCGCTGGGCGCCGTGCACCGGATGGAGAATCCCGGCAAGGTGCCGATGGTGCTGATCGAGGTGCAGACCGGCGCCTATCTGGGCGAGGACGACATCGTGCGCTACGAGGACATCTATTCGCGCGACTGACGCCGCTCGCGGCATCGTGCGGCGCGATTGCTTGCGCCGCTGAACCGGGCCGTCTAACCATGGCCGGCGATGAGACGGATGACGAAATCCCTGCTTCCCGCCCTGGCCCTGACGCTGGCCGCGCTGACTGCACGGGCCGGGGAACTGACCGTGCAGCTGCGCGGCCCGGCCCTGGCAGAATCCGCCGGCTTCCTGCTGGCCGAGGCGCGCGGCCATTATGCCGAGGAAGGGCTGACCGTCACCCTGCGCCCCGCCGACGGCGCGCCGCCCTTCGAGGCGCTGGCGCGGGGCGAGGCGGACCTGGCGGTGGAATGGCTGCCCACCGCGCTGCTGGCGCGGGAAAACGGCCTGCCGGTGGTCAATATCGGCCAGATCTTCGCCCATCCGGCGCTCCGGCTGACCTGCCTGCGCGAGACGGGCGTGGCCGGCGCCGCCGATCTGCGCGGCAAGACCATCGGCAGCTGGTTCGGGGGCACGGACTATCCGCTGCGGGCCTGGCTGAACCGGCTGGGACTGGTCCCCGACGACAGCCTGTCCGGCGTCGCGCTGCTGGCGCAATGGCCGGGCGCCGAGATGCTGCGCCAGAAGCAGGCTGCCTGCATCAGCACGCTGAGCTACGACCCGCTGCCGGGCGAGGGCCTGATCGAGCTCGACCCGCGGGACCAGGGCGCCTCGGTGCTTGAGGACGGGCTTTACGTTCTTGCCGGGCAGCTGGCCGGGCCCGAGGCCGAGGCGCAACTGGCGGGATTTCTGCGCGCCAGCATGAAGGGCTGGCGCGAGGCGGCGGAAAATCCCGAGGAAACCGCGCGGCTGATCCTCGGCCCCGATCCGGACGAGGCGGCGGTGCAGCGGCAGGCCGCAATGCTGCGCCGGATCGGCCCGCTGCTTTCGGCCGGCGGGGCGCTGGACGAGGCGGAATACCGCCGCACGGTCGAGGCCCTGCGCGTCGGCGGGTCCCAGGCCGTGCTGCGCCGCGACCCGAGCGACGCCTTCACCGCCCGGATCTCGCGGAAGGCGGCCCCGGCCGAGGCTGCCGCCGTTGCCGCCGAGGGACCCGACGTCACGCCCCTGCGCTGATCCGTCCCAGCCCGCCCCCCTTGCCGCCCCTCGCCGCCGCGGGCAAGAGGGGCGGATGAGCGACACATCCCCCCGCCGCCACAGCCCGATCGAGGACGCGCAAGGTCTGGCCTATGGCAGCTTCATGGCCGCGACCGGCGTGCTGCTGCTGACCCATCTGGGCTTCGTCACCGGCCAGACGGCGGGGCTGGCGATCCTGATCTCCTATGCCACCGGCTGGGGCTTCGCGCCGGTGTTCTTCGTGGTGAACCTGCCCTTCTACTGGCTGGGCTACCGGCGGCTGGGGCTGGGCTTCATGCTCAAGACCTTCATCGCCGTGGCGGCGATGTCGGTCCTGGTCGCGGTCCTGCCGGCCGGGCTGGAATTCGGCCATGTCCATCCCGCGGTGGGCGCGGTGCTGGTCGGATTCCTGACCGGTTCGGCGCTGCTGGCGCTGTTCCGGCACGGCGCCTCGCTGGGCGGGATCGGCATCGTGGCGCTGTATCTGCAGGACGCGACAGGCTTTCGCGCCGGCTGGACGCAGCTGATCTTCGACGCCTGCCTGTTCCTGGCGGCGCTGATGCTGCGCGACTGGCAAAGCGTCGCCTGGTCCTTTCT contains these protein-coding regions:
- a CDS encoding glyoxylate/hydroxypyruvate reductase A translates to MSTGRGADRMRVLFAAPARLWDAWAPALRAACPEMDLRRDGDPAGFDALIYAPGYPEDGATLDFTPFTRARVVQSLWAGVERIVTNPTLTQPLCRMVDPGLAQGMVEYCTGWALRAHLGMDRHAQDGVWRNHLTPPLAAGRGVTVLGMGELGRAVASALAGLGFRVTGWSASGRAVPGIEVLPGAALPEALRRAEILVCLLPDTAETRDLLNAERLALLPAGATIINAGRGTLIDEPALIAALDRDPAARAVLDVFRHEPLPPEHPFWRHPRITVTPHVAAETRPSSAAPVAAENLRRAMRGQPLLHLVDRARGY
- a CDS encoding mannose-1-phosphate guanylyltransferase/mannose-6-phosphate isomerase — translated: MTITPVLLAGGSGTRLWPVSRKSFPKQFAPLVGEESLFQASARRLHGPRYGAPLVMTNADFRFIVAEQLDQIGIAPAAILIEPAGRNTAPAILAAALSAAEKDPDAVLLVAPSDHVVPDAEAFGRAVDLGLPAAQAGRIVTFGIAPTRPETGYGYMEAEDEGEGPLVLKRFVEKPDAEKAAQMIAQGNFLWNAGIFLFAARTMVEAFRAHAPEYLPPVEAALAEAQTDLGFLRLAPEPWEQLPDRSVDYAVLEKADNLSVVRFSGYWSDLGGWDAVWHEAQAAAPAERGAVTDRRSTAIDCDNVLLRSQDEGMEVVGIGLKDVMVVATKDAVLVAGMDRAQEVRKAVSALKAKGARQAETFLRDHRPWGWFETLALADRFQVKRIVVNPGGALSLQSHFHRSEHWIVVSGTARVTVNDTETLVTENQSIYVPLGAVHRMENPGKVPMVLIEVQTGAYLGEDDIVRYEDIYSRD
- a CDS encoding ABC transporter substrate-binding protein; the encoded protein is MTKSLLPALALTLAALTARAGELTVQLRGPALAESAGFLLAEARGHYAEEGLTVTLRPADGAPPFEALARGEADLAVEWLPTALLARENGLPVVNIGQIFAHPALRLTCLRETGVAGAADLRGKTIGSWFGGTDYPLRAWLNRLGLVPDDSLSGVALLAQWPGAEMLRQKQAACISTLSYDPLPGEGLIELDPRDQGASVLEDGLYVLAGQLAGPEAEAQLAGFLRASMKGWREAAENPEETARLILGPDPDEAAVQRQAAMLRRIGPLLSAGGALDEAEYRRTVEALRVGGSQAVLRRDPSDAFTARISRKAAPAEAAAVAAEGPDVTPLR
- a CDS encoding YitT family protein, translated to MSDTSPRRHSPIEDAQGLAYGSFMAATGVLLLTHLGFVTGQTAGLAILISYATGWGFAPVFFVVNLPFYWLGYRRLGLGFMLKTFIAVAAMSVLVAVLPAGLEFGHVHPAVGAVLVGFLTGSALLALFRHGASLGGIGIVALYLQDATGFRAGWTQLIFDACLFLAALMLRDWQSVAWSFLGALVLNLVIAINHRRDRYVV